The following proteins are encoded in a genomic region of Zea mays cultivar B73 chromosome 9, Zm-B73-REFERENCE-NAM-5.0, whole genome shotgun sequence:
- the LOC100282953 gene encoding 40S ribosomal protein S17-like yields the protein MGRVRTKTVKKTSRQVIEKYYSRMTLDFHTNKKVLEEVSILPSKRLRNKVAGFSTHLMRRIQRGPVRGISLKLQEEERERRMDFVPEKSALEVEEIRVDKETMEMLAALGMADLPGVERQAEVSNAPAYGRPQYGGPRRDRV from the coding sequence ATGGGTCGCGTCCGCACCAAGACCGTGAAGAAGACCTCCAGGCAGGTGATCGAGAAGTACTACTCCCGCATGACCCTCGACTTCCACACCAACAAGAAGGTGCTCGAGGAGGTCTCGATTCTGCCCTCGAAGCGCCTCCGCAACAAGGTGGCTGGCTTCAGTACCCACCTGATGCGCCGCATCCAGCGCGGCCCAGTCCGCGGCATCTCGCTCAAGCTGCAGGAGGAGGAGCGCGAGCGCCGCATGGACTTCGTGCCGGAGAAGTCCGCGCTCGAGGTCGAAGAGATCCGCGTCGACAAGGAGACCATGGAGATGCTCGCTGCCCTCGGCATGGCCGACCTGCCCGGCGTTGAGCGCCAGGCTGAGGTCTCCAACGCCCCCGCCTACGGCCGCCCGCAGTACGGTGGTCCCCGCCGTGACCGCGTTTAG
- the LOC103637924 gene encoding nucleolar protein 10, translating into MAASHGAGSLKSTSINGVKLYSLTGGRYVAPWVVAKKKRALRKDKEYQRRLDLIHDLRFETATTKIKLTPDDQYLIASGIYPPQVKVYELKELSMKFERHMISEIVDFQILGDDYSKLAFLCADRSVNLHAKYGSHYSLRIPRVGRDMAYDCWSCDLLCAASSPDLYRINLEQGRFLASLSSESPAINAVTRSKIHGLVACGGEDGAVECFDMRKKTSVGRINIPAVSSEDYSQEVTSLQFDEDQGYFMAVGTSTGKISIYDLRMSSPLRVKDHMYGSPILNIKWHQTLNSTEPKLITADKHIVRIWDPNTGNNMTSIEPDGGAINDVCVFRNSGLVLLALDNSQIPAHFIPALGPAPKWCSHLDNLTEEMEEKPDTTLFDEYKFLTKEEMERLNLTQYIGSSAVRAYLHGFIVRYELYKKQRAAVAPVEYETIKDEIKKKKLEAQRKSRITQVVKIPKVNRQIMDSIREDEIDLDMENVDKSSIKKKKRKLELNKAILDDDRFKEMFENKDFEIDEESKEYLALHPQAATKEPRLIEEHFDSVSEDDQQSDGNTSDTLAESDSDDVMHNSKRIRLYEVKDEHHAEAFLNSVSLSNEDAAPLEDRIAALERKQNSKALDAVKYGPGGSREISFFSKSRRRHKEESSSDDEPKGVKKRAVQPLGLKQGKAEFYMFGGNRGRGRGGSGRGRSGRGRGGGGGGGGRGGGRGGGGRGGGRGRGRG; encoded by the exons ATGGCGGCGAGCCACGGCGCGGGGTCGCTCAAGTCCACCTCCATCAACGGGGTCAAGCTCTACTCGCTCACCGGCGGCCGCTATGTCGCCCCCTGGGTCGTCGCGAAGAAGAAGCGCGCCCTCCGCAAGGACAAAG AGTATCAGCGGAGGCTGGATTTGATCCACGACCTGAGGTTCGAGACCGCCACCACCAAGATCAAGCTGACGCCCGATGACCAGTACCTGATCGCCTCAG GTATTTACCCCCCGCAAGTTAAAGTCTACGAGTTGAAGGAATTGTCGATGAAGTTCGAGCGGCACATGATCTCAGAAATTGTAGATTTCCAG ATCCTTGGTGATGACTATTCCAAACTCGCGTTTTTGTGTGCTGATCGTTCTGTAAATTTGCACGCTAAGTATGGAAGCCACTATAGCTTGAGAATTCCAAG AGTGGGAAGGGACATGGCCTACGATTGCTGGTCCTGCGACTTGCTATGTGCTGCTTCATCACCAGATCTGTACAGGATAAACCTAGAGCAG GGACGATTCCTTGCTTCTCTTTCCTCCGAATCACCAGCAATAAATGCGGTTACACGAAG TAAGATCCATGGGCTTGTTGCTTGCGGTGGTGAGGATGGTGCAGTTGAGTGTTTTGATATGAGGAAAAAAACTTCTGTTGGCAGAATTAATATTCCAGCTGTTAGTTCTGAAGATTATTCTCAG GAGGTCACGTCTTTGCAATTTGATGAAGATCAAGGATACTTTATGGCAGTGGGGACCAGTACAGGAAAG ATATCAATATATGATTTACGCATGTCTTCTCCTCTGAGAGTTAAGGATCACAT GTATGGTAGCCCAATATTAAATATCAAATGGCACCAGACACTTAATTCTACTGAACCTAAACTGATCACTGCTGATAAGCACATAGTGAGAATCTGGGATCCTAATACA GGAAATAACATGACTAGCATTGAACCAGATGGTGGTGCTATCAATGATGTCTGTGTCTTCCGGAATAGTGGTTTAGTGCTATTAGCCCTGGACAATAGCCAGATACCTGCCCACTTCATTCCTGCGCTCGGCCCAGCTCCAAAGTGGTGTTCACATCTTGATAACTTAACT GAGGAGATGGAAGAGAAACCAGATACAACACTGTTTGATGAGTACAAGTTCTTGACTAAAGAAGAGATGGAGCGACTGAACCTTACTCAATACATTGGCAGCAGTGCTGTAAGAGCATATTTACATGGATTTATTGTACGTTATGAACTATACAAGAAG CAACGGGCAGCAGTTGCTCCTGTTGAATACGAGACAATTAAAGATGAGATAAAGAAAAAGAAATTAGAAGCTCAGAGAAAATCTCGTATAACG CAAGTCGTcaaaataccgaaggttaacaggcAGATTATGGACAGTATAAGGGAAGATGAAATAGATCTTGATATGGAGAATGTTGATAAATCAAGTattaagaagaagaaaagaaaactaGAACTGAATAAGGCCATTTTGGATGATGATCGGTTCAAAGAAATGTTTGAGAATAAG GATTTTGAAATTGATGAAGAATCAAAAGAATACCTCGCACTTCATCCTCAGGCAGCCACAAAGGAGCCTCGCCTGATTGAAGAACATTTTGATAGTGTTAGCGAGGACGACCAACAATCTGATGGTAACACATCTGACACTCTAGCGGAATCTGACAGTGATGATGTCATGCATAATTCAAAGCGTATAAG GTTATACGAGGTCAAGGATGAACACCATGCGGAAGCATTTTTGAACAGCGTCTCTTTATCAAACGAGGATGCTGCTCCCCTTGAGGATAGGATAGCTGCCCTGGAAAGGAAACAGAACTCCAAAGCACTTGATGCGGTCAAGTACGGGCCTGGTGGCTCACGAGAGATTTCGTTTTTCTCTAAAAGCCGGAGAAGGCACAAGGAAGAGTCGTCTAGCGACGACGAACCCAAGGGTGTCAAAAAGAGAGCTGTGCAGCCGCTGGGCTTGAAGCAGGGAAAAGCTGAGTTCTATATGTTTGGCGGAAATCGTGGCAGAGGTAGAGGCGGTAGTGGCAGAGGTAGAAGCGGCCGAGgaagaggtggaggtggaggtggaggaggaaGAGGTGGAGGAAGAGGTGGAGGAGGAAGAGGTGGAGGTAGGGGCAGGGGCAGAGGATGA